AAGGGTTCACAGGGCATTTTACCCAGGTCTGTTACTTAGGTCTTGACCTCACTGTCTGGTGCGTGTGATAGTTCGGTCAGTGCCTAACTGGAGAACACACTTTATGCGTAAGCTAATCATTACCACGTTCCTCTCGGTCGATGGCGTCATGCAGGCACCTGGGGCACCGGATGAAGATCGGAGCGGCGGCTTCGCACACGGCGGCTGGATGGTGCCGCATTCCGACGAGGATCTGGGGCGCATCGTCACCGCGTGGATCGAACAAGCCAGCGCGTTCCTCCTGGGGCGAGGGACGTACGAAATCTTCGCCGCGCACTGGCCGCGCGTCACGGATCCAGACGACGTGATCGCGCGGGCGCTGAACAATCTGCCGAAGTACGTCGCCTCGACAACATTGAAGGCGGCGGAGTGGCACAACACGACGGTGATCTCGGGCGACGTCGTGGAAGCAGTGCGCGCCCTGAAGCAAGAGGGGACCGGCGAGCTGCAGGTGCATGGCAGCCCCGGCCTCGCCCAGACGCTGATTGCGAACGACCTCGTCGACGAGTACCGCCTCTGGGTTCATCCCGTGGT
This Luteitalea sp. DNA region includes the following protein-coding sequences:
- a CDS encoding dihydrofolate reductase, translated to MRKLIITTFLSVDGVMQAPGAPDEDRSGGFAHGGWMVPHSDEDLGRIVTAWIEQASAFLLGRGTYEIFAAHWPRVTDPDDVIARALNNLPKYVASTTLKAAEWHNTTVISGDVVEAVRALKQEGTGELQVHGSPGLAQTLIANDLVDEYRLWVHPVVLGSGKRLFADGAVPAALRLSATKTTSTGVVVHTYERADALRYGAFSVDEQTSTKRLFQGEFRKA